Within Vicia villosa cultivar HV-30 ecotype Madison, WI linkage group LG1, Vvil1.0, whole genome shotgun sequence, the genomic segment TTGCAATCCCACTTGAGGCAACAggcaaaacaatttttttcttagaCCTAAGTGTTGCTGATAAAGTGTTCCACATAAAGGTCTTACCAGTCCCACCGTAGCCATATAAAAAAAACACCCCACCTCTTTGCTTTTCTACAACATCCATTATTTCCTCAAAAATTAATCTTTGCTCATCTACAAATAACAGAAGTAAAAAATAATCATTTATACAATATCAATGAAGTATTATTTTAATATCTTGGCAAATAATTAAGTCACATTACCTGTAAGAGAAGAGTACAAATTATCAAAAATTTGTTGTTGTTCCATAACATTGTATTGACGCTCTTCATAAAGAAGTCTATTTCCTATAAAGGAAACAACATAATCTTTTGGATATGGCATTGGCTTGAAGTCCTTCAAACTTTTATTATTGTTTTGCAACAGTGATTCAATTGCCATTAACGTCAATTCCTTTAGCTCCCGATCAGTTAGTATCAAACCTATAGTCAAAAAGCTGTCATAAATATGTGATATATGTTTTTTACACTTAACTGTCAAATGTCATGTAAATTGTTCAAAAGTAATAAATCTCATAGACTATggtattaaaatatttgaatcctaAAATTCACCAACAGTCCATTACAATTCACCACATAATCCCATAATTTTTACGAACATGGTgtcattaaaatttttatttcacCAACAGTGACTATGTTCATGCGACATGGACATGGTCAATGCTGCCCCCTTTTTATAAAATACTAATGGCAGCCACAAAATTGCACGGGTCTGTTTACACTCACATTTACCAACACCTGCATCTTTTTACATGGCCATATTCTCTTTAAACATTGTCTTAAGGAtgcaaaataatcatataattaactTACAAtataatgtaataaattatatatatatatatatatatatatatatatatatatatatatatatatatatatatatatatatatatatatatatatatatatattaaccaaTAAGAGAAATTCAATATTCAGTAGCAGTATTGGTAGAAATAGTAAAGATGAAATACCTTGATCTCCTGCCAATAATCGTTGATCATAAAGAATACCATCGGATAAATACCTCCAAGTCAATCTCCACACATGTTCCGGTCTATTCATGGATGAGGATAACAACATTGTAACAAATAATTTGCGTAAAAAGACTCCCGAACCCCATACATGTGCCTCTTTAATTGCCTCAACAAATTCTCTATCATCTTATAGAAATCCCATCGCAAAGCATGCTCCTCTAAAAGTTTTGTGTTGTTTACCATCCACATTCTTGATGTCTTCATAACACAAAGGGCCTTTTTTTACCGTGAGCATCATCCTTAAATAAAACAATTCACCTGTGCTTTGAGGAACCCAAATAAGTCGACCAATGGTATACCCTCGCTTCCTTGGTTTCCAACTCCGACTCTGTTTATGGTAAACAAACTTAGAAACAAAATCACCATAAGTTAGTAACCTAGCATGTTCGTAAGTTTTGTTAGCCTCAAACCAAGAAGTAAACATTGACTCAGTTACACTTGGTTTGAGTAAAACATCACCAACTTGCTCGTAGTCTTTGTAGTAAACGGAGTTTTCACCTTCCAAGTGAAAATACAATCTCTCTACGGCTGGCTTTCTTCCGTGTATAGAATAAGAAAATATCCTCCAACATGCCTCACTTGGAGAGATGTATCGACAATCCAAATATTGCTTGATCTCGTCAACGTTGTCTTTATCTTTACCTTGTATGACAGCAGAAATTCGATCAGAACCTTTGTTTATGTATTTGAAAAGGTATTTGATTGAAGTACTTTGATTGCACCATTCCATGTTGATATGGGCTTCGTACTTCAACAATAAACTTGGGTTGTGAGGAACTACATGACCACTATGAAAGATGATTCCGTTTTTCTCAATTGTGTGTCCGTTGTTTCTTCTCCTATAAACAGGATATCCATCTTGGTCCACTATAGTCGTAGGTTGAAATTTTTTGGGGTAAAACTTGCTGCATTTCCTATCTTTCATGCAAGGTGCGTTAGCATTTTCCAATCCACAAGGACCATGAACCATATGGGATTTTACCAAATTGTACAACCGTGGGTGTGTCAAGGGATCGGGCACTTCCGCACTAATGATCCTGTCAATGTGTTCGGGTCTTGGATATTTGTTTGAAGGATGCAGAAAGATCAATATATGGGCATGTGGCAATCCTCTCTTTTGAAATTCAATGGTGTACATATCTAGCAAAATAAGTTTTAAGAAAATCAACATAGTATCATAGTAGTATAATAGtagtataataaaaaattaaaagacaaaGGGAATAATTTACTCACAAGCAAGCACTTTCCCTAATACACCTTTCTTGGTTAAATCGGATAGCAATTgatcaaacttgattttgaatattcttgaaatGATGTCCGGTCGATCTTGTGGTTTCAAGTGAAGAGGACCAAGTACTCTTTGAATCTCAGGCCAGTTTGGATTGCAGGTAAATGTAATGAACAAATCAGGAAATCCAACTTTACTACAAATAGCCATTCCATCGTAGTACAATTGATCCATAAATCTACGACCGCCCACAAAGGAAGATGGCAAAATAACTCTTTTACCTATGTTTGATCCTTGGGTTTGACTCTGATCGCCTTCTTCATTTAGAGACTTGTACTTGGAGACCCTAAGCTTTGGTTGATTTTTTCGAAGCCATTCTAATTTCTCTGATTCTAACATTGTGTAACCATCGCACAAAAATTGTTGGAATAACCTTCGTGAGGACAATAGAGTCTTAGCTTCATTTAGCCTGTTGTGTATGCGAAATGAAAGCCATTCTCTAATTGTAAGCCTATTTCTTATGTTGTTTCCGTATATGAGCAAGTCTCTATGAGCTACATCAGGCCTATAACCGTCCTCACCGTGCGGAAAAATCAAAGGATACTGAAAAGCCATGTAACTGGCATGAAGGTCGTTGATTCTCTGAATTCTTCCTCCTTTTGTTTGCATAATGATATCCCTCATTTCTGCTGTGTCAATATCACCAACTACCAAGGCAGCAACTTCAGAAACGGTTGGTTGATTATATACTCTTCCATCTGTGGATCTATCTGAAATTAGTCTCAACTTCAAGTTCTGACTCTCACCATTATTTAACCATTGCCTTGCCATTTGAAAAATCTTAGCATGAGGATTGCACTCATACAGCATCTCAGACAATTGATGTACAACCACCTcattaatgttttttttgttcCTAGACAGGAGACAAAAATGTAAATTAAATATTCCTTCACAGCAGCATTAATATATCATTCTTTCATGTGAAGGAGTATATGATGAAAGAAACAAATTTAACGGTTAAATGATTTTACCTTAGTCCTTGCATTCTATTTTGGACCTCGTTCTCCGTGTCGTATATATATAACTGAGCAAACTTAGGCGTTTGACCTTCAGGAGGTAACAAACTCCCAATTCGGTGACACGTTTGACCTTGTACCCTAAGTGTTGGAGGCCCGCGTCCATTGTTAAAACGGTTGTCCAACTTTGCTCTGGGTGATGTGAAGGCAAACATCATATTGTAAACTCGGATCTGTTGTTGGAACTTTCTGCTATCTAAGTTATCGTGATCAAATAAAAGCTTTGAAAGTATTTCTGGAGGTTGTTCTAGCAATGGAATTTGAACTTTCCCATTCCCACAACAAAGCATAAACTTCGGATTAGCTGCATGAGAACTTTTGTGCATCCTCTCCTGATACcacatcattgctttacaataCCGACATTCAATGAGAGGGTCTCCAATGTCGTAATAATCTACATAGCCAATCAGTGTGTTAGAGACTGGGCAGACTTAGTTCATGTTAAGATATGATGAGTTATATGTATAtgcaattatataaataatatacctTCAGAAGTTCCGGCAGAATTTTCGTTAATTGTAAAAGGTGCTGTATTTTCTTCAGATTCTGAACACCACTCATCTTCGGAGCAATACGCTATTTAATAAAAAGTAGTGTATATATTAGGCTATCTATTAAGGAAGTTCTGACTGTTGAAATTTATTGACCAAAAGTCATTAATATTTTTCTCATAATACAAAACCAAAAGTATTACACTTACTTGCAAATGGGTCATAATCGCTATCATCTTCGGAGTCACTATTAAAATCCAAATTCACAGTAGGCGTAAAAATAGGACATGAAGGCTCAGGTATATGGTTGGGCTTATGTGTGGAGTTAGAGCATGGTGTAGCCACATCACTGCTAGGTTGATTAATGACTTGAGGGATATCCATATTATGTGCAGAAGGTCTCTCTCCATTCCTGaatataaaaatgatattttcaGCCAGTAATTTGCATCCTAGGAGTTCTTTTATATAAGTGTTTTTCCCTAGTTTTTAGAAACCAGTAGTCATTTATATTCTAAAATCATGTACCTATTTTGTGAAGTTGAATCGGGTGTGCCTTTAGAAAGCCCTGTTTGATGTTCATTGATCTGGACCGGAAACTGTCTGCTCAAGTTGAACGCCAGGTTAGGAACTCCCAACTGTTTTCTTGGCCGGCCCCTACCTGTTTTGGTGACTGTTGGTCTATAAATTTTACAAAACCAATCAAATGCAAGTCAGTTTAGTACACTACAAAGTAAGTCTTATGTTGAGAGACTATAATATGTAGATTTAAACACTTAGTGATTTGGATAGATATAAAACAACTTTCAACTATAGACAAACATAATGCTGCTGGATTTGAACATACTGCGGTTGAGTTACGGAAGAAGACGGACAATTTGTACTGCACGACTGTGTTGCAGCTGAAGTTGGTAGTGTATGTGTATCCAGGCCTGCTCTCAGGTTAGGAACTCCCAAGATTTTTCTAGGCCGCCCCCTGACTGGTTTGTTGACTGATGGTCTATAAATTTGACAAAACTAAGACAATGCAAGTAAGTTTAGTCAATTACACAGTAAGTCTTATGTTGAGAGAGTTTAATAAGCAGTTATAAACAATTAATGAATTCGGTAGATAGATAAGCACTTTCAACTCTAGACAAACATAAAGAAAGATTTATCAAAGATCAAGGAATTGGATTTGAACATACTGCAGTTGAGTTACGGAAGACGATGGATAGTTTGTATTGCAGGGCTGTGTTGCAGTTGAAGGTTGCAGTGTATGTGTATCCAACCTGCTCTCTGAGTTAGTGTGGAGTTGACTCCAGAATCACGATGCTGATTAGCTCTCGTTTGCAGACTTTGTGTAACGTCATTAACATAATGGATTAAAAAAGACAATTAAAAATAGCACATGGCTCATAAATGTCACAAACTATCAGcaatatttatgataaattaaTTACTAAATGTAAGTACCTTGTTTGTGAGTTTGATTCTGTTGTCCCTTTAGACGTGGCTGTCCCAATTATATTGTTAACGATAGGAAACTTTCTGCTCAAGTTCAAAGCTAGATTTGGAACTCCCATCTTTGTTCTAGGCCTACCCCGACCAGGTTTGTTAGTTGCCCATGATCTGTTTACGACATTCAAAGGAAGGAGCAGTGAATTTTATCAAATCTAAAGATAAATCTTCTCATATAGAATGTTTCCCTTCTGgtacatataatatttataatacagATATAAAATAAAGAGATGCTACTAACGTCGGTGTATTAGAAGAACTTCCAAGCTCACTGATTATGTTATGCTGATAAGCCGAATGCTCTTGTATATTTTCCAAGGTTGATTGAGAAGGCGGATCATTTGAAATAACAATAGCCTTTGACgaaaaatttgataataaatttGTTCCTAATGAGTCTATCTGGCTGCACCTTCTATTTCTTTTAAAAGCATGTCTTGATTGGCTCGGTTTTGAACCCTCAGTGGGAGGTTGTGATTGAAAATTAGTGTTTTGAAATGACGGAGTCAAGTCGGAGAATGGTTGTCTCAGTGTCAAGCATGTTGGAGAATTATGCATGGTCTCGAAATCAATCGTTGGGTGAGTACTAAATTTCAGACGTTTAGAAcgattttctttcaaaatcattGATCGTCTTGATCTTGCTTTTTTGCATGGAGTTAGATTGTCAAGACGATCCATATTTCCCATCAACTAATCCCTACATCATGTAAGAAAATAAGATCATTTAACTAATGTAATGATACTCTACAAATATTTCATATTTACATATGATATACAGGTGACTTAATATACATAGAAGGGAGACTTTTACCACAAAAAATTTAAACCTGTGGGAATTATATGGGAAACTCCAACATTATTTTTGCATTAAATGAATGGGACAATTTCAATATCAATGCATATCTACTAAAATTAAAAGCTAAACCAACCAACATAAATGCCATTGTAGTTGCTGCATCATAAATGAGTGCAACCAACCACATTCTATATGGATCCTATATTAAGTCTTTCCACAACAAGCCACAGATGCAAATAGTTTTctatatacaaataaatattgtCCAAAGATGAAGGTTTAGGTGAAATGCAACCATCTATGTTTTCTCAATTATTCTACAACTCTGCATAGATCGGTCAGGAGATATATGCA encodes:
- the LOC131615258 gene encoding uncharacterized protein LOC131615258, encoding MDIPQVINQPSSDVATPCSNSTHKPNHIPEPSCPIFTPTVNLDFNSDSEDDSDYDPFATYCSEDEWCSESEENTAPFTINENSAGTSEDYYDIGDPLIECRYCKAMMWYQERMHKSSHAANPKFMLCCGNGKVQIPLLEQPPEILSKLLFDHDNLDSRKFQQQIRVYNMMFAFTSPRAKLDNRFNNGRGPPTLRVQGQTCHRIGSLLPPEGQTPKFAQLYIYDTENEVQNRMQGLRNKKNINEVVVHQLSEMLYECNPHAKIFQMARQWLNNGESQNLKLRLISDRSTDGRVYNQPTVSEVAALVVGDIDTAEMRDIIMQTKGGRIQRINDLHASYMAFQYPLIFPHGEDGYRPDVAHRDLLIYGNNIRNRLTIREWLSFRIHNRLNEAKTLLSSRRLFQQFLCDGYTMLESEKLEWLRKNQPKLRVSKYKSLNEEGDQSQTQGSNIGKRVILPSSFVGGRRFMDQLYYDGMAICSKVGFPDLFITFTCNPNWPEIQRVLGPLHLKPQDRPDIISRIFKIKFDQLLSDLTKKGVLGKVLAYMYTIEFQKRGLPHAHILIFLHPSNKYPRPEHIDRIISAEVPDPLTHPRLYNLVKSHMVHGPCGLENANAPCMKDRKCSKFYPKKFQPTTIVDQDGYPVYRRRNNGHTIEKNGIIFHSGHVVPHNPSLLLKYEAHINMEWCNQSTSIKYLFKYINKGSDRISAVIQGKDKDNVDEIKQYLDCRYISPSEACWRIFSYSIHGRKPAVERLYFHLEGENSVYYKDYEQVGDVLLKPSVTESMFTSWFEANKTYEHARLLTYGDFVSKFVYHKQSRSWKPRKRGYTIGRLIWVPQSTGELFYLRMMLTVKKGPLCYEDIKNVDGKQHKTFRGACFAMGFL
- the LOC131652497 gene encoding uncharacterized protein LOC131652497, giving the protein MGNMDRLDNLTPCKKARSRRSMILKENRSKRLKFSTHPTIDFETMHNSPTCLTLRQPFSDLTPSFQNTNFQSQPPTEGSKPSQSRHAFKRNRRCSQIDSLGTNLLSNFSSKAIVISNDPPSQSTLENIQEHSAYQHNIISELGSSSNTPTSWATNKPGRGRPRTKMGVPNLALNLSRKFPIVNNIIGTATSKGTTESNSQTRPSVNKPVRGRPRKILGVPNLRAGLDTHTLPTSAATQSCSTNCPSSSVTQPQPTVTKTGRGRPRKQLGVPNLAFNLSRQFPVQINEHQTGLSKGTPDSTSQNRYMILEYK